The Microtus pennsylvanicus isolate mMicPen1 chromosome 14, mMicPen1.hap1, whole genome shotgun sequence DNA window CTCCTACACCTACTTTCAGGACAACCATACAGTGGGCGGAAGCGATCTAAAGTCACAGTCTAAGGTCACAATCCTGACTTAAAACCCCCAAAAGGTCTCTTACTCTTAAGAAATGGCGCCTATATTTCTTGATCTGCTCTCTTATCTTCTCATTAAAGAGAACTTCAGTCAAAACGAGAGGACCCATGGCTTTTACATccagtctttctgcttcagcAACAATTTCTTTATCAGATGAGTCAATaatgccctcttctttctttttctggaaataaaaaaaagcaaatcaattaagtataggcatttttttttttttgctatactAGAGAGAACAATCTTCCTCCTCCAGGACTTCTACCCAATTTATGCAATTATACTCACTGTACTTCCTTTagtatgtttctttttgttttaatttttttttggtttttcgagacagggtttctctgtgactttggagcctgtcctggaactagctctgtagaccaggctggtctcgaactcacagagatccgcctgcctctgcctcccgagtgctgggattaaaggcgtgcgccaccattgcccggctcttTAGTATGTTTCTTAaataagcaaagaagaaaaacaatacaagCCATGGTGTGGGGGGAGTATGTGGGgggatgatggctcagtgattaagagcatgggCCGCTGTTGAGGACGTGGGTTCAATTTCaagcacccaaatggtggctcagaactatctgttactccagttccaggggctccaacaccctcacactgagtatatatataggcaaaacaccactacatattaaataagaaaatcattaacacacacgcacaaaggGCCGgctggtagtggcacacacctttaatcccagcacctgggagcaaaggcaggtggatctgagttcaaagctagcctgctctacagagcaaatttcaggagAGCCaatgctacacacagagaaaccatatatGGGGGAGGTGAGAACGACCAAACCACTgcccattaaaaacaaacaaacaaaaaaaaccccacacaaataaaaacgaattaaaaaaaaacacaaccaaaacaacaacaaaaaacaaagggaagggtatggtaacacacacattttaatcccagcagggatTAGAAGATCTGTGAGCCCTCAGGTCTCCAcgaattccaggacagcgagggctaaAGAGAATCAGTCTTCAAAACAAAAGCTGGGGGGCGGtgatgcattcctttaatcccagcacttgggaggcagaggcaggaggatctctgagttggaggccaacctggttcaCAAGacccagttccaggacaggctccaaagctacagaaaaaccctgtctcaaaaaaccaatcaaacacacacacaatcaaaatcCAAAGATATCATAGAAAACGTTAACCAATTACAAACACAACAAACATTTGAAAGGCCAAAGGCTACGTGATGTGTATATTTGTAGATCAAACAAATTTACCTTAACAAAATCAAACAGGATGTTAACACGCTCTTCTACAGTTCTTTCCAAATCGTCACTGAGTGTCAGAACTTTTGCATGATCACTGATTTCATCCATTCTGCGCCTCTGAGCCTCCTCAGTTGTATCCTCCCCCCAAtcatcatcctcctcctcttcctggttaaacaaaaacaaagacctcTAAATAGTGGTATTAGTCATATTAACAGGATCAAGCCCCTTCGCCCACAGACCATGTTTTATCAGCCCAGAGCCTCTATCTTCCACATTTCTGTAAACAACAAAAATGCTAAGCAGGTTCAAATATATTCAGTTTAGCTCAACTTAAGTACCAATATTAGAGTTTTAACAGGGCACTACATTAGTAAATCAAACCTTTTGGTTATTTCAACCAAACAGCAGGTTTTTAACACAATTTTAAGTGCCCTACACTCACCTCGGCGTGTGGAGGAGGACTAATTTCatttggtggtggaggtggtggtgtctCACTGCTGGATACGGAGCCATTTTCCTTGTCCTTgccctttctatttttcttttccttttctttctttcctgtacCACTGTCACTATTCTCTACAGGGAAACAAAAGTCAATTAGTCCTATAGTTTATGTATCACTGACTACCAGATTTAAATCCTACCCTCTATCACAGCTTTCCTCAGTAAAATCAACACAACAAAACTTAGAAATCTGaagggaaggctggagagatagcacagTGGTGCAGAGCACTTGTTAGAAAcctaagttcgattcccagcacccatatggtgttTCATAACCAcccaaaactccagttccaggggatccaatgccttcttctggcctctagggcATTGtactcatgtggtacacagtcatacatgcacacaaaaaaaacctGACCATTCAACAATTTAAAATAGTTTGTTTGAGTCTATATAACGGCTTGTCTCATGGGGAAGAGAACACCGGAATAGGTTAGACTATTTTGCTATAGCAAGCTCAAATTGTGTCAGATAGTTGTGTTCATCTGCCACAGAGTGTTGCTTGCAATGCTCTAAGCCACTGTAGCTTGATGAGACAAGCCTTGTTTCCAGAACAGTAGATCTTTTGATGGGTTTCCATTATAATCTTTTACTAATCTTTGCACTTTTACTGTTACATAAAACACGTTTTTTCAATAATGTCTTATAGACAGTTAAAATCTCAAAGTTCTgagccagaagcaggaagatctctaagtttgaggcctgcctggtttaAAAAGTGGGTTAGAGGACAGCAAGGGacatacaaagaaaccctgtctcaaaaaataaaacaaaaaagtcaaagtcCAAAGACTAAAAAGTTCCTATACTGTATATACCTATACTGTAATAAAAACCTTGCATCTTATATATAGTCCAACTGTCAACTTGCTAAAAAGACTTACCAGGTGGGTTTTTGAGAATGAACGTACAGAGTTTATGATGTGTGTCAAGCATGCCTCGGTACCCACAGGCTTTACAAGAATTACCTATTGTTTGCTTCTTTGGATTGACATGCTGccaagaaaagtaaaaacaagtgTCATGTATAGTGAAAGATACAAACTGTATGTGAATTTATATAACGTTATAAAACATCTAAAACTCTAGTTTAACACAAATTTTCTTCATGGAAGTCTAACTTTaacaaaatgttattttctaACAAGTCTAGTAATCACATAGCACTAGAAGAGTACATACATAACTAACAAAGACTTTAAAGGCATTCACTCACCAAATCTGTTTCAGGATTCTCACACTCAGGACAAAGAACAAATTTTTTAATGAATCCATCCAACATGTCTTGCAGCTTATTCGCCTCATGAGATCCATTGACAATGTAGCGGTCATTCTTAACATCAAACTGGGTCTGTGCTCCcagctcacaaccaaaatatttGGTGGGATCTATAGGAAGACAAGACATTTCATTTTAGTTACCTAAATCACTGGCTTCACACAAAAATCTACACAGAACCCACCATTCCTAAAAATTACAGGGCCACTGACAAACAGCCAAGGTGGTTTAATGACACCCAATCAAGTAGGTGCAAAGTTCCACATTTGCTAACACATGACCGAGAAAAACGCATACAGCTCAAACACTGTCAGGACTATATCCATAATATACCTTTTCAGGCTTCTCCAAGCTTTACTTACACGTTGGAGGCCGATTAAGCGCCTTTGCAACGTCAACCATGTTGACTATAACTGTCTTGATTCCATTTCCTTTGCCCTCAACCTAAAGGAAATAAGAATTTCAATTTTGCACTGTCTTCCCTGTAACAAGCAATCTTTTAAATCCTATGAAGAACGAACACATGGACCAACTTCCTACTAATAAAATGAAGATCAGTATACCTTGGCAATCAGACGGGGCATCTTGTAGCGATAGAACTGGTCTGACACGCTGCGGTTGACGTTGACAGACATTTTGGCTTATTAGTGACTTTATCAATAAGATGAACAGATCTTTGATTGCAACTTTTTGGTATCTTCTGTCTGGAGAAGAAGGGATGACATAAACGACTGCAAGAGTTCTCGGTCTCTGACATGAAAAAATTTTCGCCACTGAGGCTGTGAGCTTCTTGCTTGTATGCTATGTTTCCCCAATACAGGTACCAATGGCTGCGCAACAgctctggaagagaaaagcagagaacacACAAACATGCCACAGGTTCAGTACCACTGCTGTCGGGGGAACTTCTCGTCCATGAGCACCCGCCCAGCTAGCACCCCTGGCCCACAGAGCCCGAGTTCACGAAGGACAAGAGCTGACACCCCCGTCTAACCGAGCTCAACTCGAGGAACCTGGAGGCCACCATCTTGACAGGAGCTGGGACTGGGGCAGGGAAATCCCGAAGGAAGGAAACAGCACAGACACAAACCCTCTCCCTTGGCTGCAGGGAGTTTGTCACCGGAGACCGCCGGCGAGCGACCGTGCTGTAACTGTCGAGAAGGGGTCCGGgccctctcctcccccagctcACGCCCGGGAGCGGACAACTTCTCCCACCGCGCCTCCCCCGGCTGCCATCGTTGGAAAACGGGAACCGTCGCGCCGGTCCTGCCAACCGCTAAGCTGCGGCTTCGGCGACTCCGGCCGACTTCAGGGCGGCGCGGCCAGGCCAGGAGCCATTGGCTCCGTCGGAGCACGCGGACCGCGGCCGCAGCCGCGCCCTTCGCTCGCTCCCTCGGCGGACGGGCGACCTTCGCCCTCGTCCCCATGGCTACGCGACAGCGAGCGCCCGGCCTCCGTCTTCCGGCGGGGCGGAGGCGCGGCCTCCGTGAGTCACAAACGCGCCCCGGCCCTGACTCAGCCCGGCGCCGGCACGCGCGCTCGCTCGCGCGCGCTCCCGCACACACCGGCCCCCCCCAAACTGCGCCACACGCGCGGCGGGTCACGCGGCCGCGCCGCCATCTTGCCGCCGCCATGGCCCGCCGCCCGCGACTCACCGTTTTCGTCAAATAAAGACATAAACCCAACGCGGCTCGCCCgggactgggaggaagaggcgcTGGAAACCGGGTCCGGAGTGGCGGGGCGGGCGGCGAGCGGAGGGGCGGCTGGGCAGGTGCCGCCGCCGAGCAGCGGGAGGGGCTGTCCCAGCGACGTCCGCGTCCACACCAGCAGCGCCGAGCCTGGCGACCTGGCGGGGACACGGCTGTGAGCCGCAGGCGGCCTGCCCCCGCCGGCGGCCCGGGGGTGGAGGGGCGGGAGCGCTGGGCAGGGGCTCGGGCCACCGCCCCCCGCGGACTCACCTCTGGAATGTTCTCGCTCTGACTGAACAACGCCGCCGCCGCGCTCAAGCTACCTTCGGCCCCAGGTCCCTCCCCCTGTAGCGGGCCGCAACTGTTCATTGGCCACAGGCCCACTCGAGTTCGTTTGCCATTGGCTCGCAGGCGCGTCAATCGCTCCTTTCCCCGCCCTCCACTTCCTGGGGCTTCACTCGTGGGCTCGGCCCGCCTCCCGCTTACCcctgtttcctttccctcccttcccccctctgtcCTTCCCAGAGGCCTTCACGGTCTCGCGATAGCTGCGCTCCGCTGTGGGTTTGGGCGCCCAGACAACATGGCGGCTGCCTAGTCCGCCCGCGGGGCGGGGCCGAGCTGCGCCGCGGCTGTGCTTGGCTTCGGGCCACGCGGGACCTTAATGCTCGCCCTGACCGCGCCGAGTGCCCCACAGAGTCCAGCTCTGGCTGGCTCCTCCCCACTACCTGGCCCGGGTCTGTCATCCCGTTTGGTGCCTCCGAGCTCAGGAAGCAAGGCCGCTTGACTGGCGGAGACTCCGCGTTCGTGGCTCTGGGCTTTCCCACGGTGGAAACGCTACCTTTTGTGTGTAACTTGGGCCCCCGAAAGTGCGTCGTGTTGTGGTCTCGACCCCAGGAAGGTCTGGCTGTGCCTCGGAGTTTGACCATCCCTTCCCCGGTGCTCAGCTGCCACGTAGGGCCACTCTGTCCAGCCCAACCCAGCTTGGAAGTCGATTCCTGGCTGGTGAGCCGTGGCCCCGGGCAGGTGTACCTGATGAGGCCACAGGCTGTACTTACTAACAATTTCTGTTCGGAGGGGGGGTGCCCCGACGTTTTTGTTCTGTAGAAACTCCCCCAGTGTTTACAGACTTCGGTTTTTGTTAAAAGTTTCTATTGAGACTTAGAATCATACCAGAGTCTTAATTAAAACCATATAGAAATACCTGAGATTGACCAGAGCCTTGTTCGAACTTCTTGAAGCTTCTGAGAGCAGCAGCCTAGCTTAACAGCTGTGTGGTTTCCTGAATGGGGAGAAACAGTAGTGTTATAGAAGAGGGTGCTGCCCTTTGTTCTAAGGTTAAAATTGAAAGAtctaatttttttccccaaaaccaAGGTTATTTTTCTATGACTTATAGGGCCTATAGAGCCCTTTAGAAATTGACAGTGTCATTGGGGCAGAATAAAGACACAATTCAGAAATGAAAGATGTGTGCCATTTTCCGTAGGAGCTTTTATTTCTCGGTACATGGCTGTACAGTTTTTTTAAACCGAACACATACTGCTTCGTACCTCTCGCTAAAGTGGAGAGAAAGATCCCAGACAGTGCTTTATGGATCATGACTTAGCAGTATTGAAACAGATTGAGTTTGTGCTCGGCTGCACCCAAATGATTATTTTAGAAACTCTCCGAAAATAAGGATGTGAAACTAATCTGAGGTAAGAGGCTTGCCTCAGAAAAGTATTTTTGATAATACTATACAAAGTAGTCTTTTTCCGTATGTTTGATGGCctgatctgtaatttttttaaaaaaaaatattttattgaccTGACATgctgacacctttaatcctagcactcttgAGTCAGAAGTAGATAGATCTCTGTTAGAGGCTGTTCTAGTCTACATTATGAGTCCTAGGACAGCCATATAAACaagtaaatgaataagtaaaaataaaaaagtttgtaCTACTGGGAAGtcgtgacacatgcctttaaatccagcattgggaagacagaggcaaaaggagttctgtgagttggaggctagccttgtctacagtgcgagttctaggacagcgaaggctgcacagagaaaccttgtctcaaaaaacaaaaagcttgcACTAGTTTTAACTTTAGTTTTTAGTGTCTACACTACTGTGTTATTATGAACAACTCTTAAATTTTATGCCCTCTCACCATATAACCCAGTGACCCTAGACTCACTGCCTCAACTTTCCTGGTAGGGGAATTACAGATAGGCAATTAGCACACCCAGCTAAAAAGTACTCTTGATGACACCATTTATCAAATGCTTATCATGTGCTATAACTTTGATTAGACTTTGAATACATTGAAGAATTTTTAttaccattttacaaatgagaaaattggagtgtggggggggggtgtgaagCTGCTTTTCCAAAACTGTATTCCCAGTAGTTTGCAGAACTAGCTTTAGTACTAGTTCTGTGGGATCCCAGAGCCTCCCGAGGTCAGCATATGGCATACCCCTCCCAGTTAAATACAAAGCTATAACTAGGCAGTCTGTAGGTAACTCCACTTAATGGACTACTGATCTGGTAAGGAGGTGTTGTTAGACACACACTTTATAAGCGACGGCAGCTCTCTAATACACGGTGGAAGGCTTTTGAACTCCGGCTTGTTTGACGCCAAGCTTGTTGCATAATTTCCCCTGCCGTTTCCGTCCCCACCTCGTTTGGCTGTTGTTTCTTTAGTCAGGTACTCACAGTTTGTTAAATAGTGTACACTTGGTGTTTATGAAATCCTGGTCCAGGGGTTGTGCATTTTGGCACCAGGTAGCTGACGTGAATAGTTGCCGAGGAAGTAAATGAGCAAACTGGCTGGCTGATTGTTTAGACATTGGTGTCTCTGCGTCTGGTCAGTCAGAATTCGTTCCCTGAGCTACAATCAACTCTTCCTGGACTAGAACTTTGTGTTTCTGAGTAGTAAGCCATTGAGGAGACTAAGGTAGAGCCAGCTTTGAGGGGCCATCTGGTTGGTGAGCTGCTCCACCCCCCTTTATGACATCTGTCTCTCAGCTTTTAAGGCTGCACAGTTACTTCAGTTGCTGTCTCTTGCTTGAGGAGGAGCTTAAGGGCACGAGCATCATTTTCCTTTTGGCACACTAGCCTGTCACCTCAGTGTGCACAGAGAACAGGCGGCCAGAGATGCCAGAAGGGAGTGAGTAGTATCTGGTAAGTACAGAAGCCTTGATTGCCTTAAGGGCCGGTTCCCTAAACCACAGCTTTTTAAGTCCCCGTGTTATGTCAAGCGTAACAGCGTGAAGAGCACGAAGAGTTTGGCAACAATAAAAGGCACTGATCCCTAAATGAccaaaaatgaattcaaaatgcAACGTGTAGTGACCTGGAAGTGTTTCTACAACACTTGCCCTGGCGCAGTGCACATCTTCATTGCAGCCTTGGTTGCGAACTTGACATATGCACATTCTCTCACACACTGTCACACCATGCAATGCCAACCAAACTTCCCAAGTCACCTCTGCCCAGATTTAAAAGCCTCGTGACTTATGAGGCGCAGTATTTTTACTGTAAATACAAACTTACTGCTCTTATAGAAACAATGGTTTGATTCTGGCAAAGGCTTCTAGTATTTTCCTACCATCATTCATCATGTGACAACTTAGTATATATGTgttgaatgttttatttcttatttattttgagacagcatctcactatgaagccctgctcggtctggaactcatagagatccacctgcctctttgacttatgagtactgggattgaatgTGTATACAACCACACCTGTctagaatgttttatttattttttaatgatatttGGGGCTAgttagatggctcagtaggtaaagatacTTCCCACAAAGACGGATGGCCAGAGTTTGACCCCCAGCCTCAACGGTAGCAGGAGATAACCAAATTCCACATGAAAATGTGCACT harbors:
- the Eif5 gene encoding eukaryotic translation initiation factor 5 — protein: MSVNVNRSVSDQFYRYKMPRLIAKVEGKGNGIKTVIVNMVDVAKALNRPPTYPTKYFGCELGAQTQFDVKNDRYIVNGSHEANKLQDMLDGFIKKFVLCPECENPETDLHVNPKKQTIGNSCKACGYRGMLDTHHKLCTFILKNPPENSDSGTGKKEKEKKNRKGKDKENGSVSSSETPPPPPPNEISPPPHAEEEEEDDDWGEDTTEEAQRRRMDEISDHAKVLTLSDDLERTVEERVNILFDFVKKKKEEGIIDSSDKEIVAEAERLDVKAMGPLVLTEVLFNEKIREQIKKYRRHFLRFCHNNKKAQRYLLHGLECVVAMHQAQLISKIPHILKEMYDADLLEEEVIISWSEKASKKYVSKELAKEIRVKAEPFIKWLKEAEEESSGGEEEDEDENIEVVYSKTASVPKVETVKSDNKDDDIDIDAI